Proteins from a genomic interval of Capsicum annuum cultivar UCD-10X-F1 chromosome 4, UCD10Xv1.1, whole genome shotgun sequence:
- the LOC107869372 gene encoding heavy metal-associated isoprenylated plant protein 44 — MNMETVELKVEMVGIHEKRLRKCLSKLKGIEKVEVEGKSEKVVVRGYAHRNRILKAIRRSGLKADFWSPQNELLQAYAAAASSSSSSFKFNFSFF, encoded by the exons ATGAACATGGAG ACAGTTGAATTGAAGGTAGAGATGGTGGGAATACATGAGAAAAGACTGCGAAAATGCCTGTCTAAACTAAAAG GGATAGAGAAAGTGGAAGTGGAAGGGAAGAGTGAGAAAGTGGTGGTCAGAGGGTACGCACACAGAAACAGAATACTAAAAGCCATAAGAAGAAGTGGTCTTAAAGCTGATTTTTGGTCTCCTCAAAATGAACTCCTTCAAGCTTATGCTGctgctgcttcttcttcttcttcttctttcaaatTCAACTTCTCCTTCTTCTAG